A genomic segment from Idiomarina piscisalsi encodes:
- the lptB gene encoding LPS export ABC transporter ATP-binding protein, with protein MATLRVKHLAKSFKRRQVVKDVSLEVSQGQIIGLLGPNGAGKTTTFYMIVGLINSDKGQISLDKDDLTSLPMHERARRGIGYLPQEASIFRKLTVRDNLMAILETRKELSADAREEQLDSLLEEFNIGHIANSLGMSLSGGERRRVEIARALAAEPTFILLDEPFAGVDPISVIDIKKIVEHLKQRGIGVLITDHNVRETLSVCEHAYIVSHGELIASGDAESILSNQQVKDVYLGEQFTL; from the coding sequence ATGGCCACCTTACGAGTCAAACATCTTGCCAAAAGCTTTAAGCGTCGTCAGGTTGTAAAGGACGTTAGCCTGGAGGTCAGTCAGGGCCAGATTATTGGGCTCTTAGGACCCAATGGTGCGGGAAAAACAACGACGTTTTATATGATTGTCGGCTTAATCAACAGCGACAAAGGCCAGATTTCACTAGACAAAGACGACCTAACGTCTCTGCCAATGCATGAGCGCGCTCGCCGCGGAATTGGTTATCTACCGCAAGAAGCATCGATTTTCAGAAAGCTGACCGTGCGCGATAACCTCATGGCGATATTAGAAACCCGTAAAGAGCTTTCAGCGGACGCTCGCGAAGAACAGCTCGACTCGCTTCTTGAAGAGTTCAATATTGGTCATATCGCGAACAGTCTGGGGATGAGCTTATCCGGCGGTGAGAGACGTCGTGTCGAAATTGCCCGCGCCCTTGCCGCAGAGCCCACGTTTATTCTTCTGGATGAGCCCTTTGCAGGCGTCGACCCAATTTCGGTTATCGACATTAAGAAAATTGTTGAACATTTAAAGCAGCGTGGTATTGGTGTACTTATTACAGACCACAATGTCAGAGAAACCTTGTCCGTTTGTGAGCATGCGTACATTGTTAGTCACGGAGAACTTATTGCCAGCGGAGATGCAGAAAGTATATTATCGAATCAACAGGTTAAAGATGTTTACCTCGGTGAGCAGTTCACCCTTTAA
- the hpf gene encoding ribosome hibernation promoting factor: MQINLTGHHIDITESLREYVDTKFAKLERHFDHITNVHVILNVEKTNQKAEATVHLNGGEIFADSVHDDMYAAIDGLIDKLDRQVIKHKEKMKKH, encoded by the coding sequence ATGCAAATTAATCTTACTGGTCATCATATCGATATCACTGAGTCTCTGCGTGAGTATGTGGACACAAAATTTGCTAAGTTAGAGCGCCATTTTGACCATATCACCAACGTTCACGTCATCCTTAATGTTGAAAAAACGAATCAAAAAGCGGAAGCTACAGTGCACCTGAACGGCGGCGAGATTTTCGCTGACTCTGTTCACGATGATATGTACGCAGCCATTGATGGTTTAATCGATAAGCTTGACCGTCAGGTTATTAAACACAAAGAAAAAATGAAAAAGCATTAG
- the ptsN gene encoding PTS IIA-like nitrogen regulatory protein PtsN, with protein sequence MQISELLSPDCTKCAVEGASKKRLLETISQIVAPKLSGITRHDIFESLINRERLGSTGIGLGIAIPHGRLAKASHPVAVLLTLDEPIEFDAIDNQPVDIIFALLVPESEHENHLQTLAAVARRMNDKDCTRALRNADSDNALYQLFIGEGEDKPCN encoded by the coding sequence ATGCAAATAAGTGAGTTGTTAAGCCCCGACTGCACCAAGTGTGCAGTCGAGGGTGCAAGTAAAAAGCGATTATTAGAAACCATTAGCCAAATTGTTGCGCCAAAACTGTCAGGCATTACTCGTCATGACATTTTTGAAAGCCTTATAAACCGCGAGCGCTTGGGAAGTACCGGCATTGGTTTAGGTATTGCGATACCCCATGGACGACTCGCTAAAGCCAGCCATCCGGTTGCCGTATTATTGACGTTAGACGAACCAATCGAGTTTGACGCGATTGATAACCAACCTGTGGACATTATTTTTGCGCTGTTAGTGCCAGAATCAGAGCATGAAAATCATTTGCAGACATTAGCAGCCGTTGCCCGTCGCATGAATGACAAAGACTGCACCCGCGCACTTCGGAACGCTGACAGTGACAACGCACTCTATCAATTATTTATTGGGGAAGGTGAAGATAAGCCATGCAACTGA
- a CDS encoding RNA polymerase factor sigma-54, with amino-acid sequence MRQSLQLKIGQQLTMTPQLQQAIRLLQLSSLDLQAEIQDALDNNPLLEVESEQPHDGDSTDSLHSSNKDDSQRETSDVIKTQEMPEDLPVDSTWDDTYSSPTPATGAASNGKSYDGDYEVYQGSTSESLQDHLIWQMQLSHFSEEDTAIGEAIIEAIDDNGYLTTDIEDIIESVHLPEVGEEEVCMVLKRIQHFDPVGVGARTVSECLAIQLRQLDDSTPFKLAAITLVSEHMDLLGNRDFRNIQKKLKLTENDLREVMRLIQQMHPHPGEQVAQQEVEYVIPDVAVMKKNGRWVVELNPDSVPKLKVNEEYAALSKAAKSSADSQYIKNHTQEARWFIKSLESRNETLLKVANCIVQRQQGFFEYGEEAMKPMVLNDVAEAVEMHESTISRVTTQKFLHCPRGIFELKYFFSSHVSTEGGGECSSTAIRALIKKLVAAENRSKPLSDSKIAELIAEQGIKVARRTIAKYRESLNIPSSSQRKSLL; translated from the coding sequence ATGAGACAAAGTCTGCAGCTAAAAATTGGTCAGCAACTGACCATGACGCCTCAGTTACAACAAGCGATACGCTTGCTGCAGCTTTCTTCGCTCGACTTACAGGCTGAAATTCAGGACGCGCTGGACAATAACCCGTTACTGGAAGTTGAAAGCGAACAACCTCATGACGGTGACAGCACCGATTCCCTTCACTCGTCAAATAAAGACGACAGTCAGCGTGAAACCTCCGATGTTATAAAAACTCAGGAAATGCCAGAAGATCTCCCTGTGGACAGCACATGGGATGATACCTATTCATCGCCGACTCCTGCTACCGGAGCGGCCTCAAACGGCAAATCCTACGACGGTGACTATGAGGTGTACCAAGGCTCAACGAGCGAGTCTTTGCAAGACCATCTGATTTGGCAAATGCAACTGTCGCACTTTTCTGAAGAAGACACTGCGATTGGCGAAGCCATTATCGAAGCCATTGACGACAATGGTTATTTAACAACGGATATTGAAGACATTATTGAGTCTGTGCACTTGCCCGAGGTTGGTGAAGAAGAAGTCTGCATGGTACTCAAGCGCATCCAACACTTTGACCCAGTCGGTGTCGGCGCACGTACCGTCAGCGAGTGCCTGGCGATTCAATTACGACAACTGGACGACAGCACGCCGTTTAAGCTCGCTGCTATCACTCTGGTTAGCGAGCATATGGACTTGCTGGGCAACCGAGACTTCCGCAATATCCAGAAAAAGCTCAAATTAACCGAAAATGACTTACGTGAAGTCATGCGGCTGATTCAGCAAATGCACCCGCACCCGGGCGAACAAGTTGCTCAACAAGAAGTTGAGTACGTGATTCCTGACGTTGCGGTCATGAAAAAGAATGGTCGCTGGGTGGTCGAATTAAACCCGGATAGCGTACCTAAATTAAAGGTCAATGAAGAATACGCGGCACTGAGTAAAGCGGCGAAGTCCTCGGCAGACAGTCAGTACATTAAAAACCATACACAGGAAGCGCGTTGGTTTATTAAAAGTCTGGAGAGTCGCAATGAAACGCTGTTGAAAGTTGCCAACTGTATTGTTCAGCGCCAGCAGGGCTTTTTTGAGTACGGTGAAGAGGCCATGAAACCGATGGTACTCAATGATGTCGCTGAAGCCGTGGAAATGCATGAAAGCACCATTTCACGGGTAACAACGCAGAAGTTTCTGCACTGCCCACGAGGCATTTTTGAATTAAAATACTTTTTCTCTAGCCATGTCAGTACAGAAGGTGGAGGTGAGTGTTCAAGTACCGCAATACGTGCTTTAATTAAGAAGTTAGTCGCTGCAGAAAACCGTAGCAAACCATTAAGCGACAGCAAAATCGCTGAACTGATAGCCGAGCAAGGCATCAAAGTAGCGAGGAGGACAATTGCGAAGTACCGGGAATCACTGAATATTCCCTCATCGAGTCAACGCAAGAGTCTTTTATAA